TGGAAAGGGAAAGTCAGCTTGTCATTTCCCCTACTGGCAACTTAAActtttaagaataaaacactTAAAGATATGTAAATATAACATATGCCAAATCATGTGTGATGGGATTTAAACAAcataacaaactaaaataaaccttttcattgtttttatcattAGATTGATAGAATCAAGTTAATGTTGAAGTACTTCAACCTTCAACAACAATCCCTCAAATATGGTTAtcacacttgtgacaaagatatgtaaagGAGGCATgctatttaacagtttaacaataaactttattgtataaaattatatcagtgcactgaaacagtaaacttcactgagCATTTAGAAATTACAAATAACTTTAagtaaaaaacacattgaacaaaaaaaaatctacatatatattaaacttgaattaagaaaaaggatcaaatataaataaaatggtgccatttcatttcatcaaagtataacagaaaaaatgcacaaatacacagaacatgcctttttttaatactatgcagacattatatatatttgaggTTCAAAGCCCCAGAGGTGCTCAGTCATGCAGAGTTTGAACATCAATGATTCCATGGCAACAGAGCAAACTCTGCTGACTAAGACCATGATATGGTTGAAGACTCCAGGACCGCTGCTTCTGTAAATGGACCTTGTCCCCACTAACAAGaaattcaaaatataaatagtAGAATGATTTCAGCACTGAAAAAAGGGGACTTTGTCTAATCAGCAGCCTTTTTCACAGCTGATATTTTGGCTTGACATAGCAAGAAAATCAGGTGTCGCTAATAACATTGTATAGTTAAGTCACtgaaatatttctatttctatctattaatctaatttatttttataggCTATCTATCAAATTTCACACTGTCACGCCTGCGTATGAAGCCATAGCACAGAGgggaataacacacacattcactcacacaatGACATTAGtatttaatataatgtatttattacattataatataattattatataattactGATAAAGTGGCATCTGTGTCAAAAACACTATTTAGAACATGACTTGAAAGAGTTAATAGAGAAGGTTAATTTGTTttgatcactttttaaaaacagactaCAAATTCACTACAAAAGACTACAGTGCGCTTTGTCCCGTCGATGACGTCAGACAAACCCGACTCTCCGCACAGACAACAGCGGGCataaagttttgaaaaaaaaaaaaaaaaagacaacagcgGGCAATTTGAAAGAGGGACTTCCTGTTTACATGAggtcagactgaaatatctgtcATTGTAGAAATATATGTGTTTTACCTGAGGATGGTTGTATTTCTCTTCGTGCATCCTGTGGTGTTCAAAGCAAAGAGTGACGCAATCAAAAAGCACCCGCGTTAGGAACATTAGCCAGCGGTAGCTATGCTAGTGTCGTAGCtactctgaaaaacaaacaaaacaaaaaaacaaaacaagaactAATATTCAAGTTTTCCATAACAACCTAGCTACATAAGTTTCTGTTGTATTTATCCAGATACCAGCAGTTTAAATGTGTATGGAAATGTTGGTAATAGTGACTGGAAGACGTTAGTTAGCCAACAAGCTAACATGATTGCAGTGACTAACTTCAACTAAGTTACCGGGCTGCTAGTTGAAGTAAATGTCCATGATGGAGGATAACTCGTCTTGCTCTTCGGTGGCTACTGGTCCTCCTCAGGCGTCTTTCCTTCAGAGGACGCTGCAGCAGTTGTCCTCCACGCAGTGCCTGAAGCTGAGAGCTGAGGATGCTCCTCCTGTCGCTGTAGTCGCTCTTCAGAGGTACTTAAGTGAGCCAGCTGAGGGTGAGCAGCAGCCCGACAGCTACAGCTACGATGTGACGGTCACCGACGGAGTCTGGAGAGCCAAATGCTTTGTTCACTCCAGTTTAAATCAActtgtgcacacaaacaccctGAAGACAGGGACTGACATCAGCATCACGCAGTGCTCTTATGTTTACAATGAGAAGAGACTGGGCCACGGTTACATGTGCATTGAGAAGCTCAGCTCTGATGCAGGGAGCTCTGAAGTCCTGCCCCGGGTGAAGGATGTGAGTGCTCTGCCCTTGCTGGTCAAGCAGGGCATGGAGAGGAGCGTGGTGCTGCAGAGTGATGTGCCTCTTCAAGTGAGCCGCAAACATTACCTGTCTCTGTGGAACAACGACGATCCAGAGGGAGACATGTGGACCTCAGGATCCCCCTCATCTGTCACAGTGCTGGACGGTGAGATGCTGCACTCTGTCTCACATTGATCTGTTCACATCACTGaggtggggtttttttattttatgacaaGGTATAGGGACCTTGCCATAATGTGACAATATTTTAGGATGGCAGTAATCAGAATAGACAGGAAAGACAATTTATTGCATACTCAGATTCTGAATGTTTATCATCTCCTGGGCAACAAAATGTaagacaatatatatataatttttaaagGCCTGTCATAGTTTCTCAGAACCCAAGAGGTCctttaaatcatctttttttataacATACATGCACAAATATGTTAACTTTGTAATAGTATAAAGGAAGATGTAAGTAgagaatgtgttatttttttaatagcgatttaaataattgtttaatgATCAGAATCatctttacattttctgttgatagATTACTTGACTAATCATTTAAGCACAATCATGACAACCAAGCAGACAAGAGGTGGTGTTGTTCACTAAGCTAAAACAATCTAATGTAATAAGAAatcatttgaacacatttttttaggttttaagatttggaaaatacatttttaaaatttgcatTTCAAGTTATCACAGTTATCCCACTCCTAGACAATATGTTAACATACTCTCTCGTCACAATGTACTAGTAGCATAATTTaaagtatatactgtatacagtaggAATGCAGTTGTTGCCTAAAATATGTACACTGAAATTTGCACTCTGTCCATTCCCACTAATGCTCTTgtgtgaaaaatatttatttattttatgtttattttatagtttgGCTACCAGATTAATGATAAAATCCTGATGATATGTTTTCCACAATGTTTTTCCAACAGTGTCCAAGATCACTCTTCTTAGTAGTCTGGAGTCATCCTTTAGAAACACAATGAGatctttccctcttcctctccttgtGAAGATAATTCACAAATCCAGATTACGGTACTATGGGAAATTTGGACTCAATATTGATTACCCCTACCAGGTGAGTTTAAAGAACCAAGAGTTTTCAGCTTCAGGAACATATTTATTACTAATACTCTGCTGTTGTGTAGTGAGACAGTTTTTCACCTCATGTGTTGCCATATTTCAGGCGTACTTTGAAGTCGCCGATCAAAGCGGTACAATGTCCCTCGTGCTTTGGAACGAACTTTGTCCAGAGTTTTACCAGAGACTAAATGTTGGCACTGTGTTGTACCTCCAAAATTACGCCCTGAAACCGAGTTATTCACACCGCTCACGCCCGCAAATGGACCATTACAGGATGAAGAGCTTTAACTCTGTTGGTATGTACACAACTACTGTCCACAGTCACATTTTGAAGTTTTGTGCCAGAGTTTAGTGTGAATAGCATTTTTTCTTATCTCTGAAACTCATATGTTGCACAAATGCTGTGATATGGGGCATAACATGGTCACTGTTTTCTTGTCCAAACCTCACATATTCAAATTGTAAATCAAACTGACTACAACTACTACAATGTTTTTTCAGACGCTAGATTTAGGGGTTCTGTAGTTTGTACatgcaataaaaatgaaatgtaaagtgcttttaaaagtaattataaTTTTCCCAGAAATCTGCCTGAACCTTCGCAACCCAGTGTCAGTcatcactgtagtctcaccaaagaGTGTACTGCCGCAGTGGGGATTACCTGAGCTTTCCTACCAGTTCACCAACAGGTAATGATttgacattattttgtatttcttataCCACAATACCACATCCACTGTTCATCCATCTTTGCATCTTAtgtgcgttttttttttttttttttttactgttttggttcatacAAATACAGCATCTGCTTGCTGATCATGTGTTACTATGTGTtcagttttgttcattttgacaaataaaaataaaatctggcTTTCATTCATGTAATGTGTGTATTACAGGTCAGAGTTGGACAAATTATCCAACAATGTTGCATGTGACATCATTGGTTTGGTAACATTTGTCGGTCGTGTTGAACGAGTAAAGAGTAAAAGCAACAAGGGTaagaaatgttcatgttttatctATAAAGTGGAAATTattcataaaccaaagtaaagCTACTGTATTTCCTCGTTTTAATTTGAGTTGAGTTAAAACTGATGAGCCTTTGTTTCAGGTCCAGAGAAGTTCTGGACGTACCGCTGGGTCCACGCTGTGGACGGATCCACTGACCAGCCTTTTATCCTGgaggttttttcttcttctcagccTGAAATCTTCAGTCATATTTGCCCCAGTAAGTCAACTGTGGCTCATATCTGACATCCTTGCTGCCACACTGGTTGTAAGCTTTTCAGTTTGTTTAGTATATCGCCATCTCTCCCTCAGTGACCTACCTGGTGTGCACTCACATGAGGGTGTGTCAGGTGGAAGGCTCATCGCCCTACCTCACAAGCAGCTGTGAGACAGAGATGTTCATCACAGGTTAGCATACTAACAATAACTCTGATCATCTATATACTGTAAACATGAGGTGGCAGTACTAGTCAGTGCAGTTTGTTGTCTGTCTACACAACAGGGTATCACAAAGGTCAGCCATATGTGAATGACCCCACAGTGAAGAGCTTCATCCAGTGGACCAAGACTCTGAAGGACAACATCATCCTCCAGAGGACCGCTGTTGGTGGCCATTATTGTTATCCTCATGCCCCGAAGACATTCACCCAGTCAATGATAGACGCCTCAGGTGAGGGAAAAACACAGAATGGCTGCACTGCtatctttatttaaacatttagtagtttttttattacacattcatgttttttggcatttaaaTATACCAcaaattcatttcaaaatgcCAGAAAAATGGCCAGCTTCTAATTCTTATAATTTCGAGGCATGAAACGATGAACTCTGCTTCAGCACTGAGCTGTAATGAGATGGgtggcaggaaaaaaaagaaaagaaatctgGGTCAGCATTCTCCTGCAGCTCCGCCACAAGACACAGATGGTGGAGTTGAAATGTGGTGTATCatccaaataaaacatttgtactGAACACCTTTTCTGTCTGTATCCTTTTGCACATGCAGCTGTTAGGGGTgaatctttatattttatttgaatttttaaagcTATTCTttcaagaaacacaaaaaaagacaaagtaatAATTGTTCCCCccacagtaaacatgattaTGTTTGTATAAacgttttaaacattttaaaatcttcatGCTCCACCTTCAGGACAAGCTCCTCTGGTTGCTGCAGCTGACTTGAAGAGGGAGTTGGAGACCCTTCAATACAGGGAACATATAAAACTTGCAATTCAAGGACAGATCACAGCAGTGCGATACATGAACAGCCCAAAGAGCACAGAGTCACAAGGCCCAGAGGGGAAACAGGTAatagacattattttaaagtcTCTTCCCATTAACATTGatcatttaaactgttaaacaaaTCAACTGGTTTCCTGCAGATACCAGATGTTTCTACTGATGCGTGTGAACAAGCTGTGCTAGACACACACAACAATCCTACCACTGCTGAGGCCAGTTTAACATCTCCATCTTCTGAGGACATCTCaccaaacaaaaggaaaagaagaatgaGGTATGATTTACACTTTTAATGCTAGTGGGAGGACATTTAGTCAAGTTTAAAGCCCACATTCAATTTATTGAATGGAATGTAACATCAATGTGTTTTTTAGAAAAGCCAAGCAGTCCTCCTCGAGTCATGGTAGCATGCCAAAAAAAAGGTACTGAGGATTCAGCAGATGGTGTTCATCAGTAAACCACTTCAACCATTCTGAGCTCATTTGTCTCTGCTCCTGCAGGAGGTCTGGACATGAAAATACAGAGGGAGGACGAGGGCAGGAAGAAGAACAGCAGGACTCAGAATCAGAGGCAATGCAGGATGTCGAATATGGCTTAAAACCGCAAAATCAAGGTGCGTTACTGGAGCTACAGTTTTACTCTGTGTTCCTCCTGTGATGTGATTTACTGTCAGACTTTGATTTTACATGCGTCATGGTTTGTTTCCACCAGACTCTGACGTATTATCCTGGGAAAGCAGCAGCTGGCTGAAGCAACGACAAGAAATGTCTGAGCATTTGTGTCGAGGCGGTCTGTACCAGGACAGCATCTCTCGGAGGTTCACGTTTGATGAAAAGAACGTACTCCTGCAGTGGAGTAACCTTCAGGCCTTGCGGTGGACACCAGAGCAAAGTGCTGACCCCACCCCACCCGTGGGTTGTCCAGGCTACTACCTGATAACAATATTAGGTAAAGTGTGTTTGATATTCCTGTCATTTCCCATTCCAGGACATACAGTAGGCCTCGGCTTTTCTATTTTACTAATTGCTTCCTCAGTTGGACAAAAACTGCTGTCTAATTAAATTAGTCTCAAATTAGCCTAGACCTAGATAACTGACCTTCTGTGAATTTATTCTATTACCTTTAACATCATCAATGAGccttcaattatttttttctctgccaAGTGACTCAGATCTGAACAAACCAAATCAGATTTTATCAGATCAGGGCCACGCGTGTGTGGTCCTAGATTTCCTAGAATTATATGTGGCCCTGAAATTCATGTAATTCTGCTTTATCTTTTATTCTCTGacttctgttctgttttcaaaCAATTAGTTTTTAGCTGTCAAGCTCTCATTTTAgcttctgtttgtctgttagGTTATAAATGAGCGTTCCAGCTATCCTGTGAGCAACTAGTGTCACATAGGGTCACCTTTAGAGCCTGCCTTCACCTACAAACGGTGATGTCGCCTATTAAAATCAGTTgttacaatctttttttttaaatctttttgaCAGGCATAAACAAGCAGATAGCCGTTGATGCTGCGTATTTTCCTGTTGTGCGCTCCAACGAGCCCAGGGCTGTAGGTCTTCCTCAGGATCCCCATGGCAACACGATGATGTCCTGCCTGTCGTCAGGATTCCTCTGCCCTCTCAGTGATGCTGCCAACCACAGTGACATAACACTTCCTGAGCCAGGTAACCACGACACTTTCATCATTAACAGGTGTAATCATATTTAGCATCAGTATGACCAGTGGCGCTATGTCAAATATCTATCTTGCAGAGGAGATTTTGGTGACTGCCAGTGAGCTGGAGGATACACATGTGGTGTGCGTCTTGGACCTTTGTCACCTGGGTGGAGATAAGGTGGAAGTCCTGATCAACAAGGTGTACAGAGTGACGGAGGTTTCCATTAACTAGGATTTAGAAAAACACGGTCAGCTCTGTGAGAGTATCTTGTAATTATTATCAGCAGGCATTAATcatgtaatttaaaatgattttggaTAGAAACAGTAACCTTTAAAATCTGTTTGTAAATTTCATTACCTGttatacatgtacagtaaatgtgatGCTATACTTTTTAATTGTGCTTTAATATTTTGAATCTACTGAAATagtgaaatatataaaatggcATATTTTATTACCATCAGAATCAAactgtgtgtttactgtgacTGCCAGATGTGACGCAGGCTACAAATAAGGTGTCAGTTTACTGCAAGCTGCAAGTTTAAACTCCTCCAAACAGGAAATCTGCTTTGGATGGTGGATGTATCAAATGAATCAttgaaaatcaaatcaaataggTGTGAGAATGGGTCTTCTGTGTCCTCATTAACACAGTGATGTCATACCCAAAACCCGATCATTATCCCACAAAAACGAAATATTAGCCGTTTAGCTTTAGATTGTCAGATAACTTTCTTGTATGCTCTTTACTACGAtgtgaataatttaaaatgctCTAATGACACAATATACAGTGAATTCattgaaaatgtgttgaatacattttttatactgGCGCTGATGACAGCCTGTTTCTTCCTACTGAGTTGTTTTCAAAGATCCTCAGTCTGATATTACCATGTCGAGACACATTCTTGTGCATAAATTGTCTTCTAAGTAAACAGTTTGCTCAGAATAACAAtacatatgtttaaaaatatttattttcaaatatttcacaatatcCATGTTGATTTATAAATAATTCAATATAACATAATTAATATCAAGATATTTTAGAATGTAAACTTAATTTGttaatttcttttaaaacaatattaacaatatttttaaagcttattttgatggtaaatacagaaaaaaaacaagccataCAAGTGACTGTGCAACACCAACTTGAACGCAAAAAAAGCTTCACCTCCTCTAATAAGACACTTCATTATCTGTTACAaaattactttaattttaaaatcatgtaacatacatatttaatctattagacatataaaataaacaactatATAggctaaacttttttttttttacattctatTATACAATATATTCAAGGTTTGTTTCTGCACTGAAACTGCAGAAATGGCTGTGTaccaggtttgtttttttcatgtcctGGTTTATCTTACACAGAAAGTGTTGATGTGACCGCCCAAGCTCACACTCGAGGCGTCAGTCATTATTTTACAAATCAGAAAAGTACAAGTTAAATGTGATGAAGATCACATACCTTCAAAAACATTGACactcaaagaaaaaaacccatgaagaagaaaactgaaagtaaaggagaaaaacaaaaaaggtgcGGTGACTACTGATGGAGAGCGTTTCAACTCGactacaaagaaaaacagtacCATGTGAGAAAATTGATTATTTACAATAACTGCAAAACACACCTGAACAGCTCTAAAAATCATCTCATCTGGCGGAgattggtgattttttttttttaattccaaaGCAAAATAATTAAGCAGAATTTCCCTCAACCACCTTTACAAGgcaaataacataataacagctGTTTTGTAGACAGACGTTGGATTGAAATCTTCTCTGAATGATGTGTTTGATGGAAAACAACCATTATGTGGAATTTCACTGCAATTGACTGAAAGATTGATATTCTACAAACGTGACTTTTATATTACTGAGTAATGAGTGAgtgatgaaggaaaagaaaaatatagtcATCTATGGCACCTCTGAGTTGCTGGCTGAATGTTTATGGGCAGTCACTTTAATGTTTCTTCaccaaataaaaatgaataaagggACTGAAGCTGAAACTTCCTCAGCcattgggaaaaaaaaatcattttgatgaTGATGTACAATTGCACTTTTTTGTAGAAGCTAAAAAACTGAAACCCATAAAACAAACGACCTTTTGCAGTAAAGTTTTGGCTGAATTACCTTTTAAAGATGCAGCTGTTATCACTAAGCAGTGAGCACACAGTGTCTTCACTTCTGGACAcgatttcatttcttttgtcaTGATCATGGTCCAGAGTTTCTGTATTTTGTTATCATCTCATATTTGGGAGGAAAAATAACACTCTACACCACATTCCCATGCAGACACAGTCCTGTGTACAAGCTGTAGTCATTGTAATAGTCTTCAGTGGACATGTTGTGCATCTTCAGAAAAGATACTGCTGATATCAACGTCTGAAGGAATGTTaggacattttcattaaaaaaatacttccATATTCCACATATAATTTACATGGTACAATGGCTTATTATACACGTCTATATACATCGTATACATCTgctctgaaacatttaaaattgtataaATTAACATTCTTCTTCTCAAATTGACATTGCACATAGTAAAGTGTAAAACGGCACTGAACGTTACATGCTGAGAGTGTTCTGACATTTGAGTCTCGTCGTCCGGTATGAACAGCACCCGTCTTAAAAAGGGATCTATGATGGACTAACGTAAAGGTAGCTGTGACTTTAAGACCAAACTGTTACATGGAGCACGAAGGGCTGCTTTTTATAAAGTGTAGCACAAGAAGAAGCACCGTGAGAATTTCAGGTAATGCCAAATAGTGCTGAGATACCCATGTACAACTATGTAACCCAGGAGACAAAAGTaaagatttaaaatgataaagtcATACAATCTGTGACTCTGGTGCTGGCAGTGACTGAACAGTGCGTGCATTACTGTTGCAAGATGTCTGTCTCATTGTCTTCaaccatgtactgtatgttctttAGCACGTGTCCTTGCTTTATAGTGTTCAAATCCAGCTGCAGAAAACCTCtctgttattattttacacaaCAAATATATAAAGTCTGCTTTATATTTGTTTGGAAATGACTGTTTGATTAAGTGCCGTAATACGAGTTAAAGTAGTTGTAGTCTTTTACTAGACTGTAATAAAACTATCTGATGGACTGAAAGGATTGTCATACACAATGTATAAGAAGTGATTTTAACATTGGACATGATCGACTGCAAATAACCTTCAGATATATGAAGAATCCAGTGTTTTCTTCATCACTGCAGCTGTATATTTAACACAACACAATGCAGCTTACTGCTGTGTCATTTCAGGGTAAATTATTACTTATTGGTCTTAGTGGTTGGAGCACACATGTTGTGACTTCTCAGATGGCCAAATACACAAGATAAATGACTGACTGGACTAGAATAAACAGGCCAATACTGTTTAGAAACGCCCACGTCGCAGGCAGTCTTTATCAAATTATTTCTCACTCTTTCCAAGATATTCAAACCAGCACGCCCCGCCTGCCCTTCTGCagcagtttgttgtgttgtggtgGGAAAAACAACAATGAGCCACATACAGATCCGAGGTGGCCAACAACTGATGTGCTGTTCTTGTGAGAACAGCTTCCTTTAAACCCTGAACCCAGGAGAGCTAAGACGTCAAGACCAGTGTTCACCTTTCAATGTCTAAGTGAGCACATAAACTCTACTCTTTTGTATATAAAACTAATTTCTTAATCccatatattgtttaaaatacatatgtaataaataaacaaatggtTTCCTTATGGTTTGAGCAATTAGATGAATGCATCTTGTATCTCTAAATCATTACGGAGTTCAAAAAGTGTTTTGGACTTTACTGATTGTACATGTAAAGGCATCCAATATGTATTTGTAATATATCCGATACAAATCTAGATCTGATGCGGAAAATAATAACTTATGAcctatgaaaatataattttgtaTTCCAAATGGACCTGAGCTGGATTTTTAAAGCCGTAATCAGACACAACCATCAAACCGCACCATGGACCAACTGTCTCATGGTTAAAGGCACA
This Scomber scombrus chromosome 14, fScoSco1.1, whole genome shotgun sequence DNA region includes the following protein-coding sequences:
- the radx gene encoding RPA-related protein RADX → MSMMEDNSSCSSVATGPPQASFLQRTLQQLSSTQCLKLRAEDAPPVAVVALQRYLSEPAEGEQQPDSYSYDVTVTDGVWRAKCFVHSSLNQLVHTNTLKTGTDISITQCSYVYNEKRLGHGYMCIEKLSSDAGSSEVLPRVKDVSALPLLVKQGMERSVVLQSDVPLQVSRKHYLSLWNNDDPEGDMWTSGSPSSVTVLDVSKITLLSSLESSFRNTMRSFPLPLLVKIIHKSRLRYYGKFGLNIDYPYQAYFEVADQSGTMSLVLWNELCPEFYQRLNVGTVLYLQNYALKPSYSHRSRPQMDHYRMKSFNSVEICLNLRNPVSVITVVSPKSVLPQWGLPELSYQFTNRSELDKLSNNVACDIIGLVTFVGRVERVKSKSNKGPEKFWTYRWVHAVDGSTDQPFILEVFSSSQPEIFSHICPMTYLVCTHMRVCQVEGSSPYLTSSCETEMFITGYHKGQPYVNDPTVKSFIQWTKTLKDNIILQRTAVGGHYCYPHAPKTFTQSMIDASGQAPLVAAADLKRELETLQYREHIKLAIQGQITAVRYMNSPKSTESQGPEGKQIPDVSTDACEQAVLDTHNNPTTAEASLTSPSSEDISPNKRKRRMRKAKQSSSSHGSMPKKRRSGHENTEGGRGQEEEQQDSESEAMQDVEYGLKPQNQDSDVLSWESSSWLKQRQEMSEHLCRGGLYQDSISRRFTFDEKNVLLQWSNLQALRWTPEQSADPTPPVGCPGYYLITILGINKQIAVDAAYFPVVRSNEPRAVGLPQDPHGNTMMSCLSSGFLCPLSDAANHSDITLPEPEEILVTASELEDTHVVCVLDLCHLGGDKVEVLINKVYRVTEVSIN